The following are encoded together in the Equus quagga isolate Etosha38 chromosome 1, UCLA_HA_Equagga_1.0, whole genome shotgun sequence genome:
- the MRPL50 gene encoding 39S ribosomal protein L50, mitochondrial produces the protein MAALWVSGVTRRGLTWIVSGAPRREFWSRFRKEKPVVAENTEEVKEEPILVCPPLRSRAYIPPEDLQSRLESHVKEVFGSSLPSRWQDISLEDARLKFNFLARLADDLGHAVPNSRLHQMCRVRDVLDFYNVPVQDRSKFDELIASDLPPNLKITWGY, from the exons ATGGCGGCGCTCTGGGTGTCCGGCGTTACCCGAAGAGGCCTCACGTGGATAGTCTCAGGGGCGCCCCGCAGAGAATTTTGGTCTCGATTCAG GAAAGAGAAGCCAGTGGTGGCTGAGAACACAGAAGAAGTGAAGGAAGAACCTATCTTAGTGTGTCCACCCTTACGAAGCCGAGCGTACATACCACCTGAAGATCTCCAGAGTCGTTTGGAATCTCATGTCAAGGAGGTTTTTGGCTCATCTCTTCCCAGCAGGTGGCAGGACATCTCCCTGGAAGATGCTCGTCTGAAGTTCAATTTCTTGGCGCGTTTAGCTGATGACTTGGGCCATGCAGTGCCTAACTCTAGGCTTCATCAGATGTGCAGGGTCAGAGATGTTCTTGATTTCTATAATGTGCCTGTTCAGGATAGGTCTAAATTTGATGAACTTATTGCCAGTGATCTGCCTcccaatttaaaaatcacttgggGTTACTGA